One window of Xanthomonas sp. 10-10 genomic DNA carries:
- a CDS encoding bifunctional aspartate kinase/diaminopimelate decarboxylase, protein MSAPHTTDRWIVLKFGGTSVSRRHRWDTIGKLASKRANETGGRVLVVVSALSGVTNELTAIADGAADSAQRVAALEQRHRDFLAELELDADTVLGERLAALHALVADARAATRTLDWQAEVLGQGELLSSTIGAAYLHASGLDMGWLDARQWLSALPPQPNQSEWSKRLSVSCQWQSDADWRARFDAQPTRLLITQGFISRHADGGTAILGRGGSDTSAAYFGALLGASRVEIWTDVPGMFSANPKEVPDARLLTRLDYYEAQEIATTGAKVLHPRSIKPCRDSGVPMAILDTERPDLPGTSIDGNAEPVLGVKAISRRNGIVLVSMEGIGMWQQVGFLADVFTLFKKHGLSVDLIGSAETNVTVSLDPSENLVNTDVLAALSADLSQICKVKIIVPCAAITLVGRGMRSLLHKLSDVWATFGQERVHMISQSSNDLNLTFVIDEADADGLLPILHAELIDSGAMPVSEGEVFGPRWRQIIGSVRPRPTPWWHAERAHLLSLSKAGTPRYAYHLPTVRARAHALAQIAAVDQRYYAIKANAHPAILMALEQAGFGLECVSHGELRRVFDTLPELSPRRVLFTPSFAPKAEYEAGFALGVTVTVDNVEALRRWPEVFRGRNVWLRIDLGHGDGHHEKVNTGGKASKFGLSSTRVDEFVEVARTLEVTITGVHAHLGSGVETGEHWRMMYDELAGFARRIGTVETIDIGGGLPIPYSAEDEPFDLDVWAKGLAEVKAVHPGYRLAIEPGRYLVAEAGVLLASVTQVIEKDGVQRVGLDAGMNTLIRPALYDAWHDIENLSQLDAPADGSFDIVGPICESSDVFGKRRRLPAATAPGDVMLVADAGAYGYSMASTYNQRELPREEVIDAPAS, encoded by the coding sequence ATGTCAGCTCCCCACACTACCGATCGTTGGATCGTCCTCAAGTTCGGCGGCACCTCGGTGTCGCGTCGTCATCGCTGGGACACGATTGGAAAACTGGCGAGCAAACGGGCGAACGAAACCGGCGGCCGCGTGCTGGTGGTGGTGTCCGCGCTCTCGGGCGTGACCAACGAACTGACCGCCATCGCCGATGGCGCTGCCGATAGCGCACAGCGCGTGGCAGCGCTGGAACAACGCCATCGCGACTTTCTGGCCGAGCTCGAGCTCGACGCCGATACGGTTCTCGGCGAGCGGCTGGCAGCACTGCACGCCTTGGTTGCCGATGCGCGCGCTGCCACGCGTACGCTCGATTGGCAGGCCGAGGTGCTGGGGCAGGGCGAATTGCTGTCCTCCACCATCGGTGCGGCGTATCTGCATGCCAGTGGCCTGGACATGGGCTGGCTGGATGCGCGGCAGTGGTTGTCGGCGTTGCCGCCGCAGCCCAATCAGAGCGAATGGTCCAAGCGCCTGTCGGTGTCCTGCCAGTGGCAGTCCGATGCCGACTGGCGCGCGCGCTTCGATGCGCAGCCCACGCGGCTGTTGATCACCCAGGGTTTCATTTCGCGGCACGCCGATGGCGGCACCGCGATCCTGGGGCGTGGCGGTTCGGATACCTCGGCGGCGTATTTCGGTGCGTTGCTCGGCGCCAGCCGGGTGGAAATCTGGACCGATGTGCCCGGCATGTTCAGCGCCAACCCGAAGGAAGTGCCGGACGCGCGCCTGCTGACCCGCCTGGACTATTACGAGGCGCAGGAAATCGCCACCACCGGCGCCAAGGTGCTGCACCCGCGCTCGATCAAGCCGTGCCGCGATTCCGGCGTGCCGATGGCGATCCTGGATACCGAGCGCCCCGATCTGCCGGGCACCAGCATCGACGGCAATGCCGAGCCGGTACTTGGCGTCAAGGCGATCAGCCGCCGCAACGGCATCGTGCTGGTGTCGATGGAAGGCATCGGCATGTGGCAGCAGGTGGGCTTTCTGGCCGATGTGTTTACCTTGTTCAAGAAGCACGGCCTGTCGGTGGACCTGATCGGTTCGGCCGAGACCAATGTCACCGTGTCGCTGGATCCGTCGGAGAACCTGGTCAACACCGATGTACTGGCTGCGCTGTCGGCCGACCTGTCGCAGATCTGCAAGGTCAAGATCATCGTGCCTTGCGCGGCGATCACCCTGGTCGGGCGCGGCATGCGCTCGCTGCTGCACAAACTGTCGGACGTATGGGCCACGTTCGGGCAGGAACGCGTGCACATGATTTCGCAGTCGTCCAACGACCTGAATTTGACTTTCGTCATCGACGAAGCCGATGCCGACGGTTTGCTGCCGATCCTGCATGCGGAATTGATCGACAGCGGCGCGATGCCGGTGAGCGAAGGCGAGGTGTTCGGCCCGCGCTGGCGGCAGATCATCGGCTCGGTGCGCCCGCGGCCCACGCCGTGGTGGCATGCCGAGCGCGCGCATCTGCTTTCGTTGTCCAAGGCCGGCACGCCGCGCTATGCATATCACCTGCCCACCGTGCGTGCGCGGGCGCACGCACTGGCGCAGATTGCCGCAGTGGATCAGCGTTATTACGCGATCAAGGCCAATGCGCATCCGGCGATCCTGATGGCGCTGGAACAGGCCGGGTTCGGGCTGGAATGCGTCTCCCACGGTGAGCTGCGCCGCGTGTTCGACACCTTGCCGGAGCTGTCGCCGCGCCGGGTGCTGTTTACGCCGAGCTTCGCGCCGAAGGCCGAATACGAAGCCGGGTTCGCGCTGGGCGTGACCGTCACCGTGGACAACGTCGAAGCGTTGCGGCGCTGGCCGGAGGTGTTCCGCGGCCGCAACGTGTGGTTGCGCATCGACCTGGGGCATGGCGATGGGCATCACGAGAAAGTCAATACCGGTGGCAAGGCCTCCAAGTTCGGTCTCTCGTCCACGCGTGTGGATGAGTTCGTTGAAGTGGCGCGCACGTTGGAGGTCACCATCACCGGCGTGCATGCGCACCTGGGCAGTGGCGTGGAGACCGGCGAGCACTGGCGCATGATGTATGACGAACTGGCCGGCTTCGCCCGCCGTATCGGCACGGTGGAAACCATCGATATCGGCGGCGGCCTGCCGATTCCGTACAGCGCCGAGGACGAACCGTTCGATCTCGATGTGTGGGCCAAGGGCCTGGCCGAGGTCAAGGCCGTGCATCCGGGTTATCGGCTGGCGATCGAGCCGGGCCGCTACCTGGTGGCCGAGGCCGGCGTGTTGCTGGCCAGCGTCACCCAGGTGATCGAAAAGGATGGCGTGCAACGCGTCGGACTGGATGCGGGCATGAACACCTTGATCCGCCCGGCGCTGTACGACGCCTGGCACGACATCGAAAACCTCAGCCAGCTCGACGCGCCGGCCGATGGCAGCTTCGATATCGTCGGGCCGATCTGCGAGTCGTCTGACGTGTTCGGCAAGCGCCGCCGCCTGCCGGCTGCCACCGCGCCGGGCGATGTGATGCTGGTGGCCGATGCCGGCGCGTACGGCTATTCGATGGCCAGCACCTACAACCAACGCGAGCTGCCGCGCGAAGAGGTGATCGATGCGCCCGCTAGCTGA